One genomic window of Geodermatophilus sp. DSM 44513 includes the following:
- a CDS encoding YihY/virulence factor BrkB family protein produces MSTVLPGGRPAGGGHPEDGDAPAAATAAGATAARPDAGGARRGRLDSWPAALRVPLQVLGRTVAKAWQDRILGLSAEAAFWQILSVPPLLIGLLGSLGYLGTLIGDAAVAQIEEQLVRASSEVLTPGVVASLVQPTLDDILGSGRLDLVSVGFLVSLWAGSSATATFMNTVVIAYDQRDVRGPIRTRLMALWLFVVGLVLAVLTLPLLVLGRGVLVSLLPVDWRATATVLVDAVYWPLVIVGLLLALTSFYHVVLPRRLPWHRHLPGTVLAVAFFVVTALATRTYVADILTTTLPYGALATPIAALLFCFFFGMSVLLGAELNATVQARWPTPLNGHRPRGDRPTS; encoded by the coding sequence GTGTCCACCGTCCTGCCCGGCGGCCGACCGGCCGGTGGCGGGCACCCCGAGGACGGCGACGCCCCCGCGGCTGCCACCGCCGCCGGTGCCACCGCCGCCCGACCGGACGCCGGGGGAGCCCGCCGGGGGCGGCTGGACTCCTGGCCGGCCGCCCTGCGCGTCCCGCTGCAGGTGCTCGGACGCACGGTCGCCAAGGCCTGGCAGGACCGCATCCTCGGACTGTCGGCGGAGGCGGCGTTCTGGCAGATCCTGTCGGTGCCCCCGCTGCTGATCGGGCTGCTCGGCTCGCTCGGGTACCTGGGCACGTTGATCGGGGACGCCGCGGTGGCCCAGATCGAGGAGCAGCTGGTCCGGGCCTCCAGCGAGGTGCTCACCCCGGGGGTGGTCGCCTCGCTCGTCCAGCCGACGCTGGACGACATCCTGGGCTCGGGGCGGCTGGACCTGGTCAGCGTGGGCTTCCTGGTGTCCCTGTGGGCCGGCTCGTCGGCCACGGCGACCTTCATGAACACCGTGGTCATCGCCTACGACCAGCGCGACGTGCGCGGCCCGATCCGCACCCGGCTCATGGCGCTGTGGCTGTTCGTCGTCGGCCTGGTGCTGGCGGTGCTCACCCTCCCGCTGCTGGTGCTGGGCCGTGGGGTGCTGGTCTCGCTGCTGCCGGTCGACTGGCGGGCCACGGCGACCGTCCTGGTCGACGCGGTCTACTGGCCGCTGGTGATCGTCGGGCTGCTGCTGGCGCTGACCAGCTTCTACCACGTGGTGCTGCCGCGACGGCTGCCCTGGCACCGGCACCTGCCGGGCACCGTGCTCGCGGTCGCGTTCTTCGTGGTCACCGCGCTGGCCACCCGGACCTACGTGGCCGACATCCTCACCACCACGCTGCCCTACGGGGCGCTGGCCACCCCGATCGCCGCGCTGCTGTTCTGCTTCTTCTTCGGGATGTCGGTGCTGCTGGGCGCCGAGCTCAACGCCACCGTGCAGGCCCGCTGGCCGACGCCGCTGAACGGGCACCGGCCCCGCGGCGACCGGCCTACTTCCTGA
- a CDS encoding DUF3039 domain-containing protein, translating to MSSSTDLLEKPDVREGDTGNANEVFHYVRKNKIAESAVMGTMVEALCGEVFPVTKSPKPGSPVCPACKEVYEQLRK from the coding sequence GTGAGCAGCAGCACCGACCTCCTCGAGAAGCCCGACGTCCGCGAGGGCGACACCGGCAACGCCAACGAGGTCTTCCACTACGTGCGCAAGAACAAGATCGCCGAGAGTGCGGTCATGGGCACGATGGTCGAGGCCCTGTGCGGCGAGGTGTTCCCGGTGACCAAGAGCCCGAAGCCCGGCAGCCCGGTGTGCCCGGCCTGCAAGGAGGTCTACGAGCAGCTCAGGAAGTAG
- a CDS encoding pseudouridine-5'-phosphate glycosidase, producing MQQPRPDPPAGAPPIVHSPEVGDALAAGRPVVALESTLLAHGLPRPDNRGAADTVEAAVRAGGAVPATVAVLDGAAHVGLTAGQLDRVCADPELAKLAVRDLPVALALGRSGATTVSSTALLAAAAGIGVFATGGLGGVHREAADTFDESADLTTLSRTPLLVVCAGVKSILDVPATLERLESLSVTVVGYRTTTFPGFYVADSGATLDWAVSSPEEAAAVLAARRGLSPGGVVVANPLPPDEQLDPALHDRVIADALAAADDAGVRGKAVTPFVLDHLHRVSEGATLAVNVRLVLRNAELAGRIAVALAVPGR from the coding sequence GTGCAGCAGCCCCGCCCCGATCCGCCCGCCGGCGCACCCCCGATCGTGCACTCCCCCGAGGTCGGCGACGCCCTGGCCGCCGGGCGGCCGGTGGTGGCGCTGGAGAGCACGCTGCTCGCCCACGGGCTGCCCCGGCCGGACAACCGCGGCGCGGCCGACACGGTGGAGGCGGCCGTGCGCGCCGGCGGGGCGGTGCCGGCGACCGTCGCCGTCCTGGACGGGGCGGCGCACGTCGGGCTGACCGCCGGACAGCTGGACCGGGTCTGCGCGGACCCGGAGCTGGCCAAGCTCGCCGTCCGCGACCTGCCGGTCGCCCTGGCGCTGGGCCGCAGCGGGGCGACCACGGTGTCGAGCACCGCGCTGCTGGCCGCCGCCGCGGGCATCGGCGTGTTCGCCACCGGGGGCCTCGGCGGGGTGCACCGCGAGGCGGCCGACACCTTCGACGAGTCCGCGGACCTCACCACGCTGTCGCGCACCCCGCTGCTGGTGGTCTGCGCGGGGGTGAAGTCGATCCTCGACGTCCCGGCGACGCTGGAGCGGCTGGAGTCCCTGTCGGTGACCGTGGTCGGCTACCGGACGACGACCTTCCCCGGCTTCTACGTGGCCGACTCCGGCGCCACGCTCGACTGGGCGGTGTCCTCACCGGAGGAGGCCGCCGCCGTGCTCGCCGCCCGCCGCGGGCTGTCCCCCGGCGGCGTGGTGGTGGCCAACCCGCTGCCCCCCGACGAGCAGCTGGACCCCGCGCTGCACGACCGGGTGATCGCCGACGCGCTGGCCGCGGCGGACGACGCCGGGGTGCGTGGCAAGGCGGTCACCCCGTTCGTGCTCGACCACCTGCACCGGGTCAGCGAGGGCGCGACGCTGGCGGTCAACGTGCGGTTGGTGCTGCGCAACGCCGAGCTGGCCGGCCGGATCGCCGTCGCCCTCGCCGTCCCGGGTCGCTGA